The Calonectris borealis chromosome 6, bCalBor7.hap1.2, whole genome shotgun sequence genome contains the following window.
AATGTTAGCCCAGTTTAAGTAATAAATATGTTCTTACACATAAATATGTTCTTCTACACAAGAGGCAGAGGTGTGCCCTGATCGAACTCTAAAGTGAAATACCAGCTAAAAGCAGCATTTGATCTAGATTAGGAACCCACTTTAAATGTTTGAAGTAGAAAAGCAGTAGGAGCTGATCTGAGTCTCCAAAGACTTTTGTCAACAGAAAAGCTCTGAacaatttccttttaataataTAACTGCATTTTTTGTAATGTGATTTCTGTAGTTCTTGGACAGTACAAAGGGGTGTGATATTTATCCACTGGATTTGCGGACTAACAGGATCATTAACACATTAATCAACATCTTGTTCACTGGCTCAACCTCAGACTGTGCTGAGGGTGACTAGATCGGGGCAAGAGATTCACAGGAacatgggattcatctcaccctCCTGGAGAAGGTATCTAATCTAAGCTGGCTACATGGTGTCTCTCTGTAATCAATGAGGAGAGTGACAGATGTCTTCTGGAGGAAAATCCATCCCATCCTATGTATCTAAAATAGGAAAGATTAATTCTGTCTTGGGATATGCCAATTTCTTACCACGAACTATGAGGGAACCCAGATAGTAAGGTGAGGATTTGTCCCAAACTTACCTGATTCTACCAATCAACTCAGCAGAAATCCTGCATGGAGGAAAATGAGGCCAACCCCTTCAGACGCTTCTGCATGAAACTGCTGGTTCATTTGCACCAAGTGCCATGGCTGATTCACTGGCCAACTGCTTTGCTCAGTAGCTGACTTTTTATTCCAAATTCATTGCTGTGCCCATAAGGATCACCTATGAACAGCTTCCCACCCTCCCTTAAAGCTCTAGCCCTGTCCACACCAATCCACCTCTATGAAACCAAGTTGAAAATCAGTCTCTTGAGTGGCTGAGCTAATTCTTGCTGCAGTCAAATGAAATCTGTCTCATCCTTGGGCCGGACCACCCTCCAACTGAATCATGACCAATGTACCTGTTGCTCACCGCATCATTGCTTCCCATCACGTACATAGTGGACAGATTCACTTCTCCTTTCTTCAAACTCAATATTCAACTAGTTGCTGTCATGACCTATCACAGCTCTGCTGATCTGTCCTATTTCTGTCTCCTTTTGGACACTGACAAGAGAGCCAACAAGCCATTTTACCGTGAATCTTCTGGTTGCCAAATTTCTCCAGCCCTTGCTTTGAGCCCTTCTTCTCTGCTGTCCCTGCTACACTGTCATCCTCCTTCAAATCCTCTGCCAAGAGGCCAATGAAAGCCACCGGGGCAGCGTGGCTGTGCTTGCAGCAGCACCCCGGCCTTGCTGTCTCTCTTTCTGCCACCTCATCCCACTGTTGACTGGAAGCAAGACCACTACACATCCAGCAGTGACTCACACATCAGGCCCATCCAGCTCCTCATCAGCTGTTCCTAAGCACCACCAGAATCCAACCAACTGTGTTGACGTGGCAATAACAGACCAAGACCAACCACCATTACCAATAAAAAGCAATAACAACAGGCACAAggaattatgaaaaaaatcactttttaatgtACAAAAGGTTTATATACAGGTTCAGCATGTTACCTCTGTTCTTATGATGTagaaaacagctaaaaatgtTCTTAAGATATAAATTTGACAGAACAATTCACCTACAGTACTTTTAGTAATGATGTCTTCTATACATAATATATACAGTGCTGGAATGGTTATTATAATACTTTTTCAGTAAATGAAGGAAGACCACCACTGGAAAGTCTAAGAAATCTCAAGTCATTGgagatttggttttgcttttgtatttgatCTTTTGCTAATGAGATATCTGTGAAGAGGGACTCAGTAGCCATCGTTGCCCTACGCAGCTGTTGAAAAAATCAGATTAGCAGTCGAAGGACACACGAAAGCCTGATCCATCTCAGCACAAGGGATGCCCAGTTGTACTCCAAGCGTCCAGGACGACATACAATGTCCTAAAATATGTATTGCCCTCTTTTCATAAATGCAAAGGCAAGGGCAAGGTCAGTAACTGCAGGAGAATATATACAGCGGACTATAAAACAATCCCTTTAAACACAACTTTCACAGGAGACACAAATAAACAGCCAGGCaccttgctttgctttcctgtcCTCATGCACCCTGGACATCGGCAGGAGTCACGGGGCCTCGAGGGGTGAAGAGCATCCTGTGCACACCCTCTGCATTTGGGATGAGGACGGGTGAGATCGCAGGAGGCTGAGCAGCACCTCCCTGCACCAGGGCTAcctggcagcagggctgtccCAGCCCACCGCTGCCAAGCACGGCTGCTGGCGTATCTGATATTGCAAAGTTTGCCTGAAGGTAACACGTGGCATGTTCGTGCCAGCCCCTGGTCATGCCGGGAACAGTGAGCCTGGCATCGGTTTGtgcaaaaggaaagaagggaCACCAGAGAGCACCTTTATAGAGCTGTCCCTGTCCCgtgcaggggacagagctggaCACAAGTGAGAACATCACATTGATacgagggggagaggggagatgggAAGGAGAGAATGAAGCCCTGCAGATGCTTGTCCGGTCAAACTGTGAGAACCTGGGGGGATGTCACTCTTGTCCCCTGTCCTTCAACATACTGGGTACAAAGTATCTGATGCTATGAGAGCAGGATGAGTTGTCCTTATCCAAAGCAGTCAGAAGTTAAGCAAGGCCTCCTGCCCAAGTACATGTACCCCACCACTTCTACTCTTTTGTCTAAcgacagtaaaaataaataatgcaactAAGATTGACTTCAGTACCAGGTGGGACTGGCCTGGAAACAGCTGATCGTTTCTACCAGCAGTTATATTTTGGTGGAGGATTTGGCTTTGGGAGGCCCTGCTCCTCCCACCTCTTCCCCAAGGACGTTTCCAAGGGATTCTCACTGACCAAGCTACTATTTTGACTCAAATACCTGTTTTGATACTATCCAGATGTGTGCCTACGCTGTAGACTGCAGGTGCAGTGCTGGACTGAACCAGGCTGGGTACAAAGAGTAGCTATATACTGTAGCACAAAGCACTAGCCAAACTAACGCCCCGAGTTGTCCATGGTATATTTTTTGGATACAGAAGCTCTTTTCATGCTGACCAAAGCTGAGGGACAGTTTAATGCAGCACTGGGTACATGCCAACAAGCCTCCTTGCAGGGCAGGGTGTATTAGCCTGGCCTCGCATCAGTGCAGCCACGCGTTGTGTGCACGGAGCCCAGGCAGAGCCCTGCATGGAGTATACTACACAGACGAACCCTGGCCAGATAAACCAGCTCCCACAACGCTGCCACAGTGCAGACCGGGCTGAAACGATCATAAAACTCTCTCCATCACCATCACTTTTGTACGTGAGCACCTTAGCATGGAAAATCCAACAGAAAGCGAAGCCGTTGCAAAGTCACACAGGGATATGGTAATGCGTGCCTCAGAAACCTGACATTAAAGATGCATGCGGGGCCCCTGCAGAGAGGCACTGCGCTCAGAGGGTGCGAAGTTATGCGTGTGTGTCAGTCTGCACGCCGGAGCCTTCCTGCCACGGGGGATTATTTCCCAGTGATTGCTGTTCCCAGGCCTCTGCTCCACTCTGCACATGATATAAACCACGTTGTAAACACATCTGATCAAAGTGTGCATTCACCTTTTATGTGTCTCATCAATGTGTCTTTCCAATGTTTTCTCAGAAACACCACTATGTTTTtataaatgtacattttatatACGCTTCTGGCAATACactatatttgatttttaaaggaagagaGGCCTTGGCTACTTAACACGAAAGCATGGTAAGGCACTTTGCTGAGAAGCCATTTGGAATCAACGCTCTTTGCAAGGTACAAAGGTATTTACGGTATAAAACAATACTGCTGGCCGAGGGCTTGTTTGGAGACTAAACCCTACTCTCATCAGAGCAGAATACATAGTATGGCTTTTATTCTGATCAAAACCGTATCCTCCCGTTTCTTTCTGGGGTGGGttgaaaatggaatttcttgCAAACGTAACTAATGGGAAATGATGGGGAGTGCTATTTACAGGGCTGCCGGGGAGGGAGGGTTTCATCTCTAACCACGCTCATGCAGTCTCCTAGCTTGGTGGTGATATCGTTCAGTGCTCTGGGAAACCAAGCCAAAAAATAACACTAGAAGTGCACCCTTGCGGTGCTAAACAGCCTGGATATAGTTTACATAATTCTGTacagagactttttaaaattttcattttgaatcccTTTAATGTATTTAATACTTATAAAAAAATTCTACTCTAttgaaacagattatttttgaaAAGCACATTCATAAAACTGCTTCACGCACAGCCCCTTGGATAGCACTAAGGCCTTGTGCTTTACTGTTATGACATCATGTTTAGAAATTTACTCTCTTCCGCCAGCGTGGTTAGCATGGAGCTCATATCGCCTATTGCCATATTGCTTATTCCCGCGGGTATGGTGGGCAGTGTCAGAGAGTTTCGTGGAGTCGTCAGGCGAGAGGAGTTCTGGGAGAGGTTCTGCAGGATGCTGGGGCTCAGGGTTCCTGACATCAGGCTCGAATGGTCCCCATCGTCCATGATGGCATCAAAATCTATCTGGGGCGGCTCAAGACCTTGCGAGTCCACCGTGCTGGACACCTGGTTCGCGCCCGGGGAAGGCAGAGCGGCCGGCTTGCTGTTCAGCGCGCACTGCTGCTGTCTGACCCGGCAGTCCGCGTGATTATCGAAGCTGCTGTTCTGTTCGTACATGTGGATTTGACCATAATAGTACATCAAATTGTTTTCCCTCGTGCCGTCCGCACACTGCTGGGCTGGTGCTGGCAACATGTCGCTGGTTCTTTTATGCGTGGCCTCCGCCACCTCCTGGCCCGGGCTGATGGTGTTTGTAGGGTGGGGAGTTCTCATGTAGCCCAGCTGCTGGACGGTGCGGAGGCCTCGGGGTCTGCTGGCCGGGCTCGGCTCGGGCGGAGGACGAGGCTGGACCATGCCAGATGGATATGCCTGCGTGGCTGAGCCCATCATGCTCTGCTGAGGCTCAAAGCTGGGCTGGTTGGAGGTCATGATGGGCTGATGAAAGGCCTCCTGAGCCATGGGGAAGTTCAGGTGGGTTGGCTGAGATGAATAGTTCTGTTGACTTGGTTCGTGCATGACCTGGCCCAGCATCGTGCGCTCACTGTTGCTGCCGACCATTAAAGAAGGGTCGGTCGCCATGTCCATTTGCTGAGGGTGAAGGTGGGGTCCGGACTTTGCTGCCATGCTGCTACAAGAAGGAGAGATCTGATTCGGGTTGCCACTGATTGCACTGGGGCTCAGCATCTGATGAGGTTGGTTATACCCTGTGTGCAAACCCAGATCGTGGTTCATACCAGGGCCCAGGCTCATTGGCTGCTGCCGCAGCTGCATACAGTTTAGCCTCTGCCCATCCATGCCCACATTTCTTTGCATAAAGCTCTGCTGTGTTACGTTCATACTGTTCTCTGGCagctgcatctgctgctggtTGTAGTTCTGGTACTGACCGAAGTTCTGCTTCTGCTGGACCACCGCTAAGTTCCCTTGCGAAAACTGCTGCTTTGACTGATTGGACATGATATCAACTGTACCCGAGCTGACTTCATTCCACTGGACGGgcatgttatttttattcatgtctGAGGAAGCATCAAAGCTCATGGGACACTCTGCCATCATGGATCCCAAGTGGCTCATGCTTGCCTCAGCGACGGCCATCCTGCGCTGGCCGGGCAAGGCTGGAGGCTGCAGCTTCCCGCTTCCCTGGAAGCTCTGCATCTCATTGCTGTACCCCATGGAAGTGCTCTCGGCCACCGTCCCGTTGCTCTGGGATTTGATGTACTGCACCACGTCATCTGGCAGCATAATGTCATCGTCTCCAACAGGCACCTCTGCCTCCCCGGACATGGCTTCCATGGCGACATTTTCACTGATGCTCAGTGGCCGGGGTGAGTAGGTGTGCCGGGGGAGACTCCCGTCCGAGTGACCGTAGCTCTGGAGGCCAAAATTCCTCCTGTCCGCAGGGTGTGGAGGATGGAAGGGGTTCATGCTGCTGGTGCTGTTGAAGCGGTGAACTCGTGGGAGGGCCTGAGGGTCTCCAGCAGGTCTCCTCACTGGGTCGCTTGCCCGCCTCGTGCAGTTGCCCGGCACCTCATGGGGAAATGCTGCAGCTGATGGGTAGCCATAGGTGTTACCATCACTGCAACGCCTGGGGCCTGGCGGGAGGCGGATGGAGGGCAAGGTGGGGTCTGGTCCATCCATAAGTGAGATCCTGTTCTTCAGGGTCATCCTCTCCATGTTCGGCAGGGGAGTTGGAGGAGGGCCCCCCGTGGCAGCAGCATACTTGGCTTTCAGCCTATAGTGCTGAGCTGGCGTGAGGTTCAGCAGACCCGGCATCCCGCTGCACTGGCTCGCCTCGCTTGACCGACGGGAGGCATCTGTTGAAATTGGGTCGTAGGAGTCAGCAGAGCTTGTGTTATTGGGACGGTGCCCGAGCTGCGAAGCCTCGCTGGAACGGCGGCTGGAGAAGTACGGGGAGATCCCTGATGATCTGCGGCTGACAGTGTAGGCGGAGCTGATGGTGCTTGTCGTACTATCACGGCGCTCGTTGAGTTGGTTCAGCATCGTAACTTCATTGACAGACAGCTCCATTATTCTGGGATTAGGCAGCGTAGCAGAAGAACCACCACTATTTTCTAGAATAGAGCCTGAGAGAGAAAGGTTGCAGGGAAAGAAGAGGTTTCGTTAGCTGAGAAATTCCACTTGGTAGTGTTCTCGGCACCAGAATAGACACACAAAGCTACCCCCAAATATTTTACAGGAACGATAGTGAATTTCGTTTGCTGCCAGCGAattcaaattttcatttccagCTCTGTGTCCATGCACAAAGAGCAAGAAGGCTGGGGAGAGAAGACAAGAAGTCCCTGATGCAGAGTCTTTGCAATGTGTACCCCATGATGCTCAGCTGCTGAGGAAGTGCCTCCACATGGGCTTCTCTTAGTAGGAAAAAAGTAGGACTAGTGGGAACAGTGCCATGGGGACAGCGCGTAGTTACAACCACAACTGCTCACTGGGACAGATGCACAGCAGTCAGGGATAGGAGGCTGAGAGCCCAAAAGTTGACACTCAGAGGCTCTTCCCAGAGTAAACCAAGAAGCTCCAATATACTAAGCCCTGAGGTTTAGTATAACCCAGGCCCTAGGCCTTGGGACTTCTTGGCAAAGTTAGAGGAGCACTGAAGGGATCATGAGGGTGCCTTTATCAGGAATCCTCAGCCAGCAGGAAACTAGCAGATGAAACTGTAGGCAATAGCCAGGAGCTCTCGAAGTGACAGAAGGCCTGTCAGAGCAAGATCAAGGATGAAGGGCTTGTCTGGATTGCTGCTGTGCTCCAGCAATCTCCCTGGAGGCACATCAGCCCTTGGGGAATTGTTACTGCCACAACAAACCCAAGCAGTCTTGCGGCTGCCACTGGGACAGTGAGGACAGCTGTGGTGGGTCCTGGGCAAGCCCAGGAACAAGAAGGACACCAACATCTCTGCCTCCTTTCTAGATCTTTAGCACTGAGCATCTGGGTTTCTGTTGCACATCACCAGACAGCGGTGTTTACACCCAAGCTCTCCATTTTACCTGACATTTCTATCCAGCAGGGCTGACTCAGAGGCAATAAGAAATGATCCTCCTCCAGGACAGACTCTTGGTTGTGAAACCTGAGTCAAACTCTGGAGGGTTCCTACAGGACATGACCCAGGCCCAGGGCTTACCGTTTCCTGAGATGGGAGGCAGCTTGGTGTTTCTGGCTTGTGGAGCTGGGCTCACCCATGAGCAGGAATCCTTAACTGTCTTGAGTTTCTCTTTCTTGAGCTGTTCAAGTCGTTGCATCGTCGTCATGTGTTTCCTTAGCTGCAGGCTGACTGTTGAATTACCAGATGAGACCGTTGAGTCCACAACAGGAGCGTTGTCATCCAACGCTGTCAGATCTCCCAGACTTCCCCCGCTGTGCATGTTCATTTCTACTCCACTGTCGTTGTTGTTGGTGCTGCCAAGGGGTGACGGCTCACTGCTGCACGACGACTGGCCACCAGGACTGGACTGACACAtcttggggaaggaaaagaggaggagttGGGCAGGTGGAAACAAGGATGAAGGAAACCAGAAGCCCAACATCCCCAGCAGGCTCCATGTTTGGCCCTATCCCAGGCTCTCCCCTCTCTTGTTACCCTTCCCTGCTGCAGGATCTCAGCTCTACCAGAGGCAGGGGCACTTtccctgggggggcggggctgggcagcaccccACAGCTGGAAAAACTATGGTGGGTTCAACTGGAGGATGGAGAGAAACCAAATGCTGTTCCTCCAAAAGATTAAGGACAGATGCTTCTCAAAGAAAAGCAGCACGCTACCTGGTTGTGCAAGGTATATTGCAGCAAGCACTGGCTTATCTAACACAGGATCAAGGCCTAAGTATTTCAGACACAAcgtatttctgtctttaaaataacCTAACATATAATTAGGTTAGCTGACAAACTTCCCAGCCAGATAAAAACCTGGTTCCCTGTTTGCAAACTCCCACTTGCAGATAAGGCAGATAAGCaccataaatatttatattatttacattAGGAATTGCATTTCGCGTTGAATAGTTTATTTGCAGCAGACACTAAATGGTCTGAACTTGCTCTGAGGGAGCTGTTGCTGCTACCAGACAGGATGCCTGGCTTCTCCGCTCGAGGCCCATGCTCCAGCAACTGTCGGAAAATGGGAGTGCTGAAAAGGCAACGTACTTTGCCCCAGGCCAAGGTGGGAGCGCAGGGTGATGCAGTGTTTTACTTTGCTCCGCAGCAGCCCTCATGGGCAGGGCTGACTGGCTCTGATGGCCTCATTGCCCTTCAGCTGGGATGATGGAGATTGCAATCCTAGGATTTAATGGCAAGTTGTGACGCTGGGAGAAAGGCAGCAAAGGGAATCCTCAGGCACTGTGTCCTCCCCCTTTCTGCACTCAAGCAAATATCCCCTGTCCCTCCCCATGCTTTATACAGCTATTTTAATACAAAGGATTTCTTTGCTCACCTTAGTACCGACTGTCCTTAGGAAGGTAGAGTAAGGAAGGGTAAGCGGGAATAAAGAACAGGTTGTTAGGACAAAGACAGCATCAACAGAAAGGACCATGTTAgtaaaaggaggaagaggggagtgCAGAATACCACACAAACTGCCAACATCTCCCCCTCTCCCGTACTCCGTCTTCCCTGCCTTCCCTCTTTGGGGGCCCAGAGAAAAACCCCTAGGAGAGACTTCCCACCCGCCTCCGTGGGTTTGGGATGAGACCCAAAGATGGGTCAAAACAAGGGGCCTTGGAGTGATGGGAACCAGTGAAGCATCTCACCCCTCCCACCACCCTGACCTTAACCGGGAAACAGGAGTTGGACGTGGGCCCGCCAGGTCAGATGCCGCCCGTCAGACGTGCACAAGTGAAGTACGCAGTGCTGGACAGGGAGACCAGAGGAGAACATCCGACCCATGGCCCTGCCGCCAGCGAGACGGCTTGGCTGCAACCCTGGGAGCGCAGAGCCCTGGGAAAACAACCCCACACCTTCGGGAGAAACGGGGTGGGGAGCCGTGATTGTGTCTgtgttttcataggaaaaaaccGTACAAAACACATGGAGGAAGAGTATTGGACAGAGGTCATTCTGTCCAGTGGTTCTCACACTCAGTTTTTGTAACCCAATACAGAGCCTCATCGCAGTAAAACTGTTCCTTTAGTCAATTAGAGACACTTTGGATGTGAAAATACTCAATTTCTTCCTATTTGAAACATGCTGCTCATTAGTAATCTCTCCAACAACACATCCCTTAACCTCTTTTAAAAAACCTTTGTAGCTCCAGGGCATGTTGTTTCATAGGAATAACAATCTTTTAGCCTGGATTCAAatcaagaaaatatatattttggagCTCAAAGTCCTTTCAGCTTTAGTGAGAAGTCTGGGAACTATGTGAACACTCTCCTTTGCAGGTGAGTCTTTTCTGCTGTATCCAGCCCATACCCTGCCCCACTCTGAGCTGGTGCAGCAGACCAGAACTTTGGGTACAAAGGTGATGAGAAACATCAAAAGGCAAAAGTGACCCTTGTGTTGCAATGCTCTGTCTCCTCCACCAGCAGTGGTGTGCTGAGGAGCAGGTGGGCTCCCTGTGTGGGGTGAAGGAGGCTTGAATGTGTTTGAACCCATCACTGTACACACCTCGTTAGCACCATTGACCACACTACTGCCTACTGTGGAGATGCTGTAATGGCCAGAAGGCTGATAAATGATCTTTGCTTCAGCGGGTGGCCACTCATGGGGCTGTAAATCATGATCACCATTGACTGCAAACCCATACTCTGTGGACCACAGCATTGCTCCTATGTTTATTCCTGGTTTCACTTCCCTGTCCCATTGTCCCACTACAATTTTCTGTGGCACCTGGGAGTCGTGTATTGAACTTGTATACCCCGGAGCAATCTGCTCTAGCCAACCtcgcttgagcagggaggttggactagatgatctcaagaggtccctgccagccccagcgaTTTTGTGCTTCTGTGTATGGTAGACAGGACCGAGGAATTGAACTTGCTTTAAGATACCCCCAAAAAATAAACCAGCTACTTTTAGCCCCACTGGCTTCATCAGATAGCCCACAACAGAGTTATGCCAGCAAaactgctgtgcagcagcagcctggaaagaaaaacagtgaagggtgcagggaggaggagaaaaaggactgCTTAAGCGAGGACTTCTGCTTCAGGAAACGTTCATCAATCTATGCCCTATGGTGGTTGCTCAATTTAAATTGGTGAGGTAGGTAAAGCTCATTTGACCACACACACTGAGTTTTACCCACTTTCACAGCACAGAGGCCAAGCTCAACACTGGGCATCACGTGGCCCCGTGACTACGAGGGCAGGAATTTGTGATGCTGGGTAGGAAGATGCAAAAT
Protein-coding sequences here:
- the GLI2 gene encoding zinc finger protein GLI2 isoform X2; translated protein: MRHQEGRYHYEPHSIHAIHGPPPLSGSPVISDISLIRLSPHPAGPGESPFSPPHPYVAPHMEHYLRSVHGSPTLSVISAARGLSPADVAHEHLKERGLFGLPPPPPGANPADYYHQMTLMAGHPNPYGDLLMQSGGAASTAHLHDYLSPVDVSRFSSPRVTPRLSRKRALSISPLSDASIDLQTMIRTSPNSLVAYINNSRSSSAASGSYGHLSAGTISPAFSFPHPINPVTYQQILTQQRGLSSAFGHTPPLIQPSPTFPPRQHMAVISVNPPPAQISSNSNCISDSSQSKQSSESAVSSTVNPVINKRSKVKTEVEGLPPASPTTQVTFLVQDLLWGRGTCMCVSPYTMHRCVLQEHLTDLKEDLDKDECKQEPEVIYETNCHWEGCTKEYDTQEQLVHHINNDHIHGEKKEFVCRWQDCTREQKPFKAQYMLVVHMRRHTGEKPHKCTFEGCSKAYSRLENLKTHLRSHTGEKPYVCEHEGCNKAFSNASDRAKHQNRTHSNEKPYVCKIPGCTKRYTDPSSLRKHVKTVHGPDAHVTKKQRNDVHPRPPPLKENGDNEASAKQSSKVSEESPETNSTMRSMEDCLQVKMIKTENSVMCQSSPGGQSSCSSEPSPLGSTNNNDSGVEMNMHSGGSLGDLTALDDNAPVVDSTVSSGNSTVSLQLRKHMTTMQRLEQLKKEKLKTVKDSCSWVSPAPQARNTKLPPISGNGSILENSGGSSATLPNPRIMELSVNEVTMLNQLNERRDSTTSTISSAYTVSRRSSGISPYFSSRRSSEASQLGHRPNNTSSADSYDPISTDASRRSSEASQCSGMPGLLNLTPAQHYRLKAKYAAATGGPPPTPLPNMERMTLKNRISLMDGPDPTLPSIRLPPGPRRCSDGNTYGYPSAAAFPHEVPGNCTRRASDPVRRPAGDPQALPRVHRFNSTSSMNPFHPPHPADRRNFGLQSYGHSDGSLPRHTYSPRPLSISENVAMEAMSGEAEVPVGDDDIMLPDDVVQYIKSQSNGTVAESTSMGYSNEMQSFQGSGKLQPPALPGQRRMAVAEASMSHLGSMMAECPMSFDASSDMNKNNMPVQWNEVSSGTVDIMSNQSKQQFSQGNLAVVQQKQNFGQYQNYNQQQMQLPENSMNVTQQSFMQRNVGMDGQRLNCMQLRQQPMSLGPGMNHDLGLHTGYNQPHQMLSPSAISGNPNQISPSCSSMAAKSGPHLHPQQMDMATDPSLMVGSNSERTMLGQVMHEPSQQNYSSQPTHLNFPMAQEAFHQPIMTSNQPSFEPQQSMMGSATQAYPSGMVQPRPPPEPSPASRPRGLRTVQQLGYMRTPHPTNTISPGQEVAEATHKRTSDMLPAPAQQCADGTRENNLMYYYGQIHMYEQNSSFDNHADCRVRQQQCALNSKPAALPSPGANQVSSTVDSQGLEPPQIDFDAIMDDGDHSSLMSGTLSPSILQNLSQNSSRLTTPRNSLTLPTIPAGISNMAIGDMSSMLTTLAEESKFLNMMS
- the GLI2 gene encoding zinc finger protein GLI2 isoform X1, whose amino-acid sequence is METSASTAAGKKEGKGAVLEGNGFTETEKKPTPLAAAGAAVAQGVPQHIFPAFHAPLPIDMRHQEGRYHYEPHSIHAIHGPPPLSGSPVISDISLIRLSPHPAGPGESPFSPPHPYVAPHMEHYLRSVHGSPTLSVISAARGLSPADVAHEHLKERGLFGLPPPPPGANPADYYHQMTLMAGHPNPYGDLLMQSGGAASTAHLHDYLSPVDVSRFSSPRVTPRLSRKRALSISPLSDASIDLQTMIRTSPNSLVAYINNSRSSSAASGSYGHLSAGTISPAFSFPHPINPVTYQQILTQQRGLSSAFGHTPPLIQPSPTFPPRQHMAVISVNPPPAQISSNSNCISDSSQSKQSSESAVSSTVNPVINKRSKVKTEVEGLPPASPTTQEHLTDLKEDLDKDECKQEPEVIYETNCHWEGCTKEYDTQEQLVHHINNDHIHGEKKEFVCRWQDCTREQKPFKAQYMLVVHMRRHTGEKPHKCTFEGCSKAYSRLENLKTHLRSHTGEKPYVCEHEGCNKAFSNASDRAKHQNRTHSNEKPYVCKIPGCTKRYTDPSSLRKHVKTVHGPDAHVTKKQRNDVHPRPPPLKENGDNEASAKQSSKVSEESPETNSTMRSMEDCLQVKMIKTENSVMCQSSPGGQSSCSSEPSPLGSTNNNDSGVEMNMHSGGSLGDLTALDDNAPVVDSTVSSGNSTVSLQLRKHMTTMQRLEQLKKEKLKTVKDSCSWVSPAPQARNTKLPPISGNGSILENSGGSSATLPNPRIMELSVNEVTMLNQLNERRDSTTSTISSAYTVSRRSSGISPYFSSRRSSEASQLGHRPNNTSSADSYDPISTDASRRSSEASQCSGMPGLLNLTPAQHYRLKAKYAAATGGPPPTPLPNMERMTLKNRISLMDGPDPTLPSIRLPPGPRRCSDGNTYGYPSAAAFPHEVPGNCTRRASDPVRRPAGDPQALPRVHRFNSTSSMNPFHPPHPADRRNFGLQSYGHSDGSLPRHTYSPRPLSISENVAMEAMSGEAEVPVGDDDIMLPDDVVQYIKSQSNGTVAESTSMGYSNEMQSFQGSGKLQPPALPGQRRMAVAEASMSHLGSMMAECPMSFDASSDMNKNNMPVQWNEVSSGTVDIMSNQSKQQFSQGNLAVVQQKQNFGQYQNYNQQQMQLPENSMNVTQQSFMQRNVGMDGQRLNCMQLRQQPMSLGPGMNHDLGLHTGYNQPHQMLSPSAISGNPNQISPSCSSMAAKSGPHLHPQQMDMATDPSLMVGSNSERTMLGQVMHEPSQQNYSSQPTHLNFPMAQEAFHQPIMTSNQPSFEPQQSMMGSATQAYPSGMVQPRPPPEPSPASRPRGLRTVQQLGYMRTPHPTNTISPGQEVAEATHKRTSDMLPAPAQQCADGTRENNLMYYYGQIHMYEQNSSFDNHADCRVRQQQCALNSKPAALPSPGANQVSSTVDSQGLEPPQIDFDAIMDDGDHSSLMSGTLSPSILQNLSQNSSRLTTPRNSLTLPTIPAGISNMAIGDMSSMLTTLAEESKFLNMMS